The nucleotide sequence CCTCCACACTGCAGCCTGCGCAAGTGTCAGCGCCCCCAGCACGCATACAAGCAGCACCCCCACATATTGAGGGCCCTGCTTTCCTTTATCCCAAAGATAACGACCCAGCAACCCGGCCAATCCGATTAGCGGCAAATACAAAAATCGCTCAGCCACCAACGCATTTAAGGGAACTAAACTCGAGGTAGGCAGATAGACCAGGAAAGAAAAAGCAATCAGGAAAACCGCAATCCGGTCCCCGCGCCTTAGGCGATCAGCGACACAAAACAACAGGAAACCCGCAAAGCCCAAGCCCACCCAAAGTCTGGGCTCAATGCCTGTAATGGGCGGCACCGGATGGTCGGGCGCCAAACCAAGCGGCATAAGCAGCAGCGAAAAGGCCCTCGCCCAGGCATAGTAGGCAGTCGCCAAATTCGTCCACGGCGTGCCGCCATGCCATGTGCGCTGACTCGTCCTTCCGAGAACGCCCATCCAAATCGCGGCATAGATGACTGCCGTGGCAAAAAACGGAATCAAGAAACGGTACCGGGAAAAGGCTCCGGAACTTTGCTCAGCTCTCTTGGATCCAAACAAAGCCTCCCAAACCAAAAGAACCAGCGGCAGCGTAAGGGCCACTTCCTTGGCCAGGGCCGCCAACAGAAACAGACTCCAGGAAAACAGGCGCAAGCCTTGGCCGCCGGCTTCTGTACGCCTCGAACGCACATAGCAGAGAAAGGCGCCCAAATACAGCGGCGCGCACAAGACATCCGCCCGGCTCGAAATCCAGGCCACAGCTTCAACATTCACAGGGTGCAAGGCGAATAGGGCCGTCCCCCAGAGCGCTGCTTCAGATTCCAGAAACTTACTAAGAAACAAGAAGACCAACAGGACGGTCAAAAGGTGGAGACCCAGACTGCTCAAGTGATAGCCCAGCGGATTAAGCTTCCACACAAAATAATCCAAGGCAAAACTCGTGGTGCGCAAAGGCCTGAAAATATCGTCCCAGACAATATCATCCGCCAGGGTATGCTGCGGCCGCAGAAAGAAATCGGGGATATTTCTCAAGGTCTGAAGATGCGAGTTGCCTGCGATAAAGAAGTGGTCGTCGTAGACAAAGCCTGCTTTGAGCACCGGTAAATAGGCCACAAAAGCCAGAAGAAGAATTGCCCACAGCTGGATGCGAACAGACGGGCGTTGCAGCATCTCAAACCCCTAGCAAAGACAGGTGCCGGAGCAGTTGGCCGGCCTGCGGATAGTTGAACTGCTGCGCCAGAAGCGCATGAACCATGGACTCCTCCAAACGCTGGGGGTTCTGATGCATGAGCGTGAGCGATAAACCGTAATGAGCCAACCCACTGTCCCCGCGCAAGGAAATGGCTTTACGGAATTGATCCTCGGCCAGGAGAAAATCCTGGCGATGCGCGGCCGCCAGGCCCAAACCAATATGAG is from Candidatus Omnitrophota bacterium and encodes:
- a CDS encoding tetratricopeptide repeat protein, giving the protein MLQRPSVRIQLWAILLLAFVAYLPVLKAGFVYDDHFFIAGNSHLQTLRNIPDFFLRPQHTLADDIVWDDIFRPLRTTSFALDYFVWKLNPLGYHLSSLGLHLLTVLLVFLFLSKFLESEAALWGTALFALHPVNVEAVAWISSRADVLCAPLYLGAFLCYVRSRRTEAGGQGLRLFSWSLFLLAALAKEVALTLPLVLLVWEALFGSKRAEQSSGAFSRYRFLIPFFATAVIYAAIWMGVLGRTSQRTWHGGTPWTNLATAYYAWARAFSLLLMPLGLAPDHPVPPITGIEPRLWVGLGFAGFLLFCVADRLRRGDRIAVFLIAFSFLVYLPTSSLVPLNALVAERFLYLPLIGLAGLLGRYLWDKGKQGPQYVGVLLVCVLGALTLAQAAVWRNDAQLWDSALQAEPQSFAAHFNTGIRLKGAGAYSAALAHLRKAVALEPDNAHAHYYLGSDYMQEGNLGAAERHYERALQLVPDYANVLFDFGVLRWKQGDLVEARKIFEELHQAYPENQTVTCYLQHTGNPPQPGTGLSNPLQHSGLREVRPPIAVHHR